A stretch of Myceligenerans xiligouense DNA encodes these proteins:
- a CDS encoding ATP-binding protein — protein sequence MSSTSSTPPSRLRQVAPWVSVVGVAAFVLVAPALYTSQWGGKALGWIVGVAAILLAVVAAIVAQRSANTDVAEGRMYVHRSHVFEKIAEERRAALDALVTQQLPAFLANDPVPPLPRIDDEQSLKRLEEAGIALTQVQEERVARRDAVQVAVVSLGRKVQASAHRIQEEASRMVQRHSTDPDILQTSMRVDHAAAQQARQAQSLAALCGEWPGQQWNEPLALPDVVQGAAGRITAFHRVEVSGDPGVAVSARIVEPLIHLVAELLANATQSSPPTTQVLVALRQVQRGAVIEIDDCGVGLDAKQLDQARDIASGKKQVSITDLGEIPQTGLAVVGTYARRHGFRVDITESVYGGLRAIVMIPGELTEPVAPSNLGGTGGEAVRVPAVPTTPNLPSRGAPSAATAIADVSAPADLPVEPRPAAAEVIDPAVPSGRTAPATDAADEKEPTLSDEPWPSPSTLSATVTDRPSPGRERPEGPDTTTTTSPGTPAPETRPARTGPDDDEFPEPMVLPQRRSRREEAEAMPPVTSGESNGKHSRPVRQQSAEEAGQWMGAFFSVDKTPGNVIDSSDPSADAGATSEDR from the coding sequence GTGAGCTCGACGTCTTCTACTCCGCCGAGCAGGCTGCGCCAGGTCGCGCCCTGGGTCAGTGTCGTCGGCGTCGCCGCCTTCGTCCTGGTGGCGCCCGCTCTCTACACGTCGCAGTGGGGAGGCAAGGCGCTCGGCTGGATCGTGGGTGTCGCCGCGATCCTCCTCGCCGTCGTCGCGGCGATCGTCGCGCAGCGCAGCGCGAACACCGACGTGGCCGAGGGCCGGATGTACGTGCACCGGTCGCACGTGTTCGAGAAGATCGCCGAGGAGCGCCGCGCCGCCCTCGACGCGCTCGTGACGCAGCAGCTGCCCGCCTTCCTCGCGAACGACCCGGTGCCGCCGCTGCCCCGGATCGACGACGAGCAGTCGCTCAAGCGCCTGGAGGAGGCCGGGATCGCGCTGACCCAGGTCCAGGAGGAGCGCGTCGCCCGGCGTGACGCTGTCCAGGTCGCCGTCGTCTCGCTGGGGCGCAAGGTGCAGGCCTCCGCGCACCGCATCCAGGAGGAGGCGTCGCGCATGGTGCAGCGGCACTCCACCGACCCGGACATCCTGCAGACGTCGATGCGCGTCGACCACGCCGCCGCCCAGCAGGCGCGGCAGGCGCAGAGCCTCGCCGCGCTGTGCGGCGAGTGGCCGGGCCAGCAGTGGAACGAGCCGCTCGCGCTGCCCGACGTCGTGCAGGGCGCGGCCGGGCGCATCACCGCCTTCCACCGTGTCGAGGTCTCGGGCGACCCGGGCGTCGCGGTCTCCGCACGGATCGTCGAGCCGCTCATCCACCTGGTGGCCGAGCTCCTGGCGAACGCCACGCAGTCCTCCCCGCCCACCACGCAGGTGCTGGTCGCGCTGCGCCAGGTCCAGCGCGGTGCGGTCATCGAGATCGACGACTGCGGTGTCGGCCTCGACGCCAAGCAGCTCGACCAGGCGCGCGACATCGCCTCGGGCAAGAAGCAGGTCAGCATTACCGACCTGGGCGAGATCCCGCAGACCGGCCTCGCCGTCGTGGGCACCTACGCGCGCCGGCACGGGTTCCGCGTCGACATCACCGAATCGGTCTACGGCGGCCTGCGGGCGATCGTCATGATCCCGGGCGAGCTCACGGAGCCCGTGGCGCCTTCCAACCTCGGCGGTACCGGCGGCGAGGCCGTGCGCGTCCCCGCGGTGCCGACGACGCCGAACCTGCCGAGCCGCGGGGCGCCGTCGGCGGCGACCGCGATCGCCGACGTCTCCGCCCCGGCCGACCTGCCCGTGGAGCCGCGGCCGGCGGCGGCCGAGGTCATCGACCCGGCGGTGCCGTCCGGTCGGACCGCCCCCGCCACGGACGCGGCCGACGAGAAGGAGCCCACGCTGAGCGACGAACCATGGCCGTCTCCGTCGACGCTGTCGGCGACCGTCACCGACCGGCCGTCACCCGGTCGCGAGCGTCCGGAGGGGCCCGACACGACCACCACCACATCGCCGGGCACACCGGCCCCAGAGACCCGTCCGGCCCGCACCGGTCCGGACGACGACGAGTTCCCAGAGCCGATGGTCCTGCCGCAGCGGCGGTCACGCCGTGAGGAGGCGGAAGCCATGCCTCCCGTGACGTCCGGGGAGTCCAACGGCAAGCACAGCAGGCCCGTCCGACAGCAGTCGGCGGAGGAGGCCGGCCAGTGGATGGGGGCCTTCTTCAGCGTGGACAAGACGCCTGGGAACGTAATTGACAGCAGCGATCCGTCGGCAGATGCCGGCGCGACTTCGGAGGATCGATGA
- a CDS encoding roadblock/LC7 domain-containing protein, with protein sequence MTTQAEGMTQADENSWMLELISGVRGVLHVVVLTSDGLMKVRTDQTPLDVADKVSAACAGLAALGIGMSREFGTSDSIRQIVVEFDGGFLFVRGAGDGSRLAVITESNIDPALVAQQMQAQVLMIGERTLGTEAREN encoded by the coding sequence ATGACCACGCAGGCCGAAGGCATGACACAGGCCGACGAGAACAGTTGGATGCTCGAGCTCATCAGTGGCGTGCGGGGTGTGCTTCACGTCGTGGTGCTCACGTCGGACGGCCTGATGAAGGTGCGGACCGACCAGACTCCGCTGGATGTCGCGGACAAGGTCTCGGCCGCCTGTGCCGGGTTGGCGGCGCTGGGAATCGGCATGAGCAGAGAGTTCGGGACCAGCGACTCGATCCGCCAGATCGTCGTGGAGTTCGACGGCGGTTTCCTGTTCGTCCGCGGTGCCGGCGACGGCTCGCGGCTCGCGGTGATCACCGAGTCGAACATCGACCCGGCCCTGGTCGCGCAGCAGATGCAGGCGCAGGTTCTGATGATCGGGGAACGCACCCTGGGTACCGAGGCCAGGGAGAACTGA
- a CDS encoding DUF742 domain-containing protein translates to MSQGDEYRDHPVRSYVLTSGRAHPTRNTLRPETLLVAVDGRPAPTTATRQQRDLVRLCRGTLALAEVAAYLALPVSLVAVLVSDLVDSGHLTIRSNHQAHVLPERDILEKVLDGLRNI, encoded by the coding sequence ATGTCACAGGGGGACGAATATCGGGACCATCCGGTCCGTTCGTATGTCCTGACGTCCGGGCGCGCACACCCGACCCGCAACACCCTGCGCCCGGAGACGCTGCTGGTTGCCGTCGACGGCCGGCCGGCTCCGACGACGGCGACCCGTCAGCAACGTGACCTGGTGCGCCTCTGCCGGGGAACGCTCGCGCTCGCCGAGGTCGCCGCCTACCTGGCACTACCGGTCAGCCTGGTCGCGGTGCTGGTCTCGGACCTGGTCGACTCCGGCCATCTCACGATCCGTTCCAACCACCAGGCGCACGTCCTGCCTGAACGGGACATCCTGGAGAAGGTGCTCGATGGACTCCGCAACATCTGA
- a CDS encoding GTP-binding protein: protein MDSATSEPTTGQHLAPSVARSVKVLVVGAFGVGKTTLIDSVSEIEPLRTEEQITTASVGIDPGLPEKQTTTVALDFGRLTVSEEIALYMFGTPGQRRFWDLWAGLADGAVGALVMVDTRSIESSFEVLDQLELRTKMPFAVVINQFPDSPQYPVERIRAALDLLPTTPIVRCDARNRTSSAQALVQLVEHALTFPAFQKAPA, encoded by the coding sequence ATGGACTCCGCAACATCTGAACCGACAACAGGCCAGCACCTCGCGCCGTCGGTGGCACGCTCCGTGAAGGTGCTCGTGGTGGGCGCTTTCGGGGTGGGCAAGACGACCCTGATCGACTCGGTGAGCGAGATCGAGCCCCTCCGCACCGAGGAGCAGATCACGACCGCGAGCGTGGGGATCGATCCCGGCCTGCCCGAGAAGCAGACGACGACGGTGGCGCTGGACTTCGGGCGCCTCACCGTGTCGGAGGAGATCGCGCTGTACATGTTCGGCACGCCCGGGCAGCGGCGCTTCTGGGACCTGTGGGCCGGCCTGGCCGACGGCGCCGTGGGCGCGCTGGTCATGGTGGACACCCGCAGCATCGAGTCCTCGTTCGAGGTCCTGGACCAGCTCGAACTGCGCACCAAGATGCCGTTCGCCGTGGTGATCAACCAGTTCCCGGACTCGCCGCAGTACCCGGTGGAGCGCATCCGTGCCGCGCTCGACCTGCTCCCCACCACGCCGATCGTGCGGTGCGACGCGCGCAACCGGACGTCGTCCGCCCAGGCTCTGGTCCAGCTGGTCGAGCACGCCCTGACCTTCCCAGCATTCCAGAAGGCCCCCGCGTGA
- a CDS encoding cytochrome P450: MQPRRLNVGPDRTRLEDVPYRPVMLGDHDVLDPYSDYERLREKWGALAPVDIVPGVPAWLVLGYEEAASMLRSEIMFSRDPRNWTYVRHRALPAGLLAVMAPRENAYYVDGPRHRRLRAPIDDAFTTIDETRLRVSVEVACDAILDGLANRGQADLIHDFTVPLCVHLLAELLGLSHSDAQRMSALTRDIYAATDAAVAASEEIMQIMMEHVAAHRLEPGDDLTTAMLEHSAMDNDVEVMTTLAEMFVIAHDAEVAWVAGALHMLLTDDRFAARLYGGRLDVTGAVDEASRIRPPVVNVLPRFARQDCELGGRVVAAGDALIPAIAAANADPALFIDDPLSDAGGRYHLTWGVGPHSCPAQRVASIIGRTAISAVVHRIPQMRLDTAPEDIRMARSLWTRYPAALPVRFTEPLQASRW; this comes from the coding sequence ATGCAACCCAGGAGGCTGAACGTGGGCCCCGACCGGACCAGGCTGGAGGACGTGCCGTACCGGCCGGTGATGCTCGGTGATCACGACGTGCTCGACCCGTACTCCGACTACGAGCGCCTGCGCGAGAAGTGGGGCGCTCTGGCCCCCGTGGACATCGTTCCCGGCGTCCCCGCCTGGCTCGTGCTCGGCTACGAGGAAGCGGCCTCGATGCTGCGCAGCGAGATCATGTTCTCGCGCGATCCGCGCAACTGGACCTACGTGCGGCACCGTGCCCTCCCGGCGGGCCTGCTCGCGGTGATGGCGCCGCGGGAGAACGCCTACTACGTGGACGGACCGCGCCACCGCCGGCTGCGGGCGCCGATCGACGACGCGTTCACGACGATCGACGAGACGCGCCTGCGGGTGTCGGTGGAGGTCGCGTGCGACGCGATCCTCGACGGGCTGGCCAACCGGGGCCAGGCGGACCTGATCCACGACTTCACGGTGCCGCTGTGCGTGCACCTGCTCGCCGAACTGCTGGGCCTGAGCCACTCCGACGCGCAGCGCATGAGCGCGCTGACCCGTGACATCTACGCGGCGACCGACGCGGCGGTGGCCGCGTCGGAGGAGATCATGCAGATCATGATGGAGCACGTGGCCGCCCACCGGCTCGAACCGGGCGACGACCTGACCACGGCCATGCTCGAGCACTCCGCGATGGACAACGATGTCGAGGTGATGACCACGCTCGCCGAGATGTTCGTCATCGCGCACGACGCCGAGGTCGCGTGGGTGGCCGGAGCGCTGCACATGCTGCTGACCGACGACCGCTTCGCCGCGCGGCTGTACGGGGGCCGGCTCGACGTGACGGGCGCGGTGGACGAGGCGTCCCGGATCCGCCCGCCCGTGGTGAACGTGCTGCCGCGCTTCGCCCGCCAGGACTGCGAGCTCGGGGGCCGCGTCGTGGCGGCCGGCGACGCGCTGATCCCGGCGATCGCCGCGGCGAACGCGGACCCGGCCCTGTTCATCGACGACCCGTTGTCCGACGCCGGTGGCCGCTACCACCTGACCTGGGGCGTGGGGCCGCACAGCTGCCCGGCGCAGCGAGTGGCGTCCATCATCGGGCGCACCGCGATCTCGGCGGTGGTCCACAGGATCCCGCAGATGCGGCTCGACACGGCACCGGAGGACATCCGGATGGCGCGCTCCCTCTGGACCCGGTACCCGGCCGCCCTCCCGGTGCGGTTCACCGAGCCGCTCCAGGCCAGCCGCTGGTGA
- a CDS encoding flavin-containing monooxygenase, translating to MRIAVVGAGFAGLATAKVLKELGHEVTIYEKAPDVGGVWSVTRRYTGLRTQNNRDSYAFSDLPMPKEYPEWPTGTQVQAYLEQYVRTFGLKPALRLSTEVVRAEPTPEEDGWLVTARPSGAPLRAPERFDHLVVANGIFSDPVLPRYDGYPDLVRAGGRLIASSQLNDVESVRGKHVVVVGYGKSACDVAAEIGEVAASTTVVARHLLWKMPKKIAGALNMKYLLLNRLGENLFRYQTQETRMERFLHGAGDPLRQGMVNSLGAFVTAQLGLKKLGLVPHGEFSDIASSTISLSTDGFYEQVAAGTIAVHRDTEISRFVIADDGQPMAELTDGESVRADVVVCGTGFHQRIPFLDDSIAKRLQDENGNFEFWHQILPHDVANLTFAGYNSSLFSPLSAEVGALWIGAYLAGVLDLPPLEERRAAVAERVRWMEERTKGKHARGTNVIPFSLHNIDETLADIGIDVSRGQRIKQWLLPLDPSDYAPLLPQLKEKIANREVTVDA from the coding sequence GTGAGGATCGCCGTCGTCGGAGCCGGTTTCGCGGGGCTCGCCACCGCCAAGGTGCTCAAGGAACTGGGGCACGAGGTCACGATCTACGAGAAGGCGCCCGACGTCGGCGGCGTGTGGAGCGTGACCCGCCGATACACGGGCCTGCGGACGCAGAACAACCGCGACTCCTACGCCTTCTCGGACCTGCCGATGCCCAAGGAGTACCCCGAGTGGCCCACGGGGACGCAGGTCCAGGCCTACCTCGAGCAGTACGTGCGCACGTTCGGTCTCAAGCCGGCCCTGCGCCTCTCGACCGAGGTGGTGCGCGCCGAGCCGACCCCCGAGGAGGACGGCTGGCTGGTGACCGCGCGCCCGTCCGGCGCTCCGCTGCGCGCGCCGGAGCGCTTCGACCACCTCGTCGTCGCCAACGGCATCTTCTCCGACCCGGTCCTGCCCCGCTACGACGGCTATCCGGACCTGGTGCGCGCGGGCGGGCGGCTCATCGCGTCCAGCCAGCTGAACGACGTGGAGTCCGTCCGTGGCAAGCACGTCGTCGTCGTCGGCTACGGCAAGTCCGCGTGCGACGTCGCCGCGGAGATCGGCGAGGTCGCCGCGAGCACCACGGTCGTCGCACGGCACCTGCTGTGGAAGATGCCGAAGAAGATCGCCGGCGCGCTCAACATGAAGTACCTCCTGCTCAACCGCCTGGGTGAGAACCTGTTCCGGTACCAGACCCAGGAGACCCGCATGGAGCGGTTCCTGCACGGCGCGGGCGACCCCCTGCGGCAGGGGATGGTCAACTCGCTGGGCGCGTTCGTGACCGCCCAGCTCGGGCTGAAGAAGCTGGGCCTCGTGCCGCACGGCGAGTTCTCCGACATCGCCAGCAGCACCATCTCGCTGTCCACCGACGGGTTCTACGAGCAGGTCGCCGCCGGGACGATCGCGGTCCACCGTGACACCGAGATCTCCCGTTTCGTGATCGCCGACGACGGGCAGCCGATGGCCGAGCTCACCGACGGCGAGAGCGTGCGGGCCGACGTCGTCGTGTGCGGCACCGGGTTCCACCAGCGGATCCCCTTCCTGGACGACTCCATCGCCAAGCGCCTCCAGGACGAGAACGGCAACTTCGAGTTCTGGCACCAGATCCTCCCGCACGACGTGGCCAACCTGACCTTCGCCGGGTACAACTCGTCACTCTTCAGCCCGCTGTCGGCCGAGGTGGGTGCGCTGTGGATCGGCGCCTACCTGGCCGGGGTCCTCGACCTGCCGCCGCTGGAGGAGCGGCGTGCCGCCGTGGCCGAGCGGGTGCGGTGGATGGAGGAGCGCACCAAGGGCAAGCACGCACGCGGCACCAACGTCATCCCGTTCTCGTTGCACAACATCGACGAGACGCTCGCCGACATCGGCATCGACGTCTCGCGCGGCCAGAGGATCAAGCAGTGGCTGCTGCCCCTGGACCCGAGCGACTACGCGCCCCTGCTGCCGCAGCTCAAGGAGAAGATCGCGAACCGCGAGGTGACCGTCGACGCCTGA
- the ligA gene encoding NAD-dependent DNA ligase LigA — protein MDTAADEQIAAQRRWAALAERIEGAREAYFAHDAPEVSDAEYDGWMRELTALEAEFPSLVTPESPTQTVGGTAAAGFVTVPHVERMLSLDNVFSTDELAEWAARVHRDLGLAEDVAPSYLCEVKIDGLAISLVYEQGRLVRGVTRGDGREGEDVTRNVLRIAGIPQRLEGDGHPDLVEVRGEVFIPVATFARLNELQEQFRERVVREARDRAADHAGGRSFDEERARLAALRRFPQFANPRNAAAGGLRQLLEQKDGLNLEAGLARLEGLRMYAHGVGALQWTTGEHTELARQSDAYALFERWGIPVSPHNRVVDGLAGAREMIAYFAEHRHDIEHELDGIVVKVDSREQQAALGATSRAPRWAIAYKYPPEEVNTRLLAIQIGVGRTGRATPYAVMEPVKVAGSTVRQATLHNQDVVRAKGVRIGDVVVLRKAGDVIPEILGPVAALADDGYPREDFVMPAGCPECGTPLRPMKEGDVDLRCPNAESCPAQVRGRVEHIGSRGGLDIEALGEVTAAALTQPLEPATPPLVTEAGLFGLTVDQLRPIRVIVRDRDTGLPKPRDVNKQGEETGEYAEVELEGTTIRAKVARPFQKRVGTTYPPGTEHLTQAERRERGIRKDHPVYEVSSAAEKLLDELEKAKTKDLWRQLVSLNIRHVGPVAARALADWFGSLDAIRAASREDLAAVDGVGPVIADELLAWFDVPWHLEIVEAWQAAGVRFATPDHPGPQVMAEKAAEGAEPEGPLAGLTVVVTGSLVDFTRDGAKEAVIAAGGKSAGSVSKKTDYVVVGEKAGSKAAKAEELGLPVLDEDGFKALLEGGPAALPSE, from the coding sequence ATCGACACCGCCGCGGACGAGCAGATCGCCGCCCAGCGCCGCTGGGCGGCGCTCGCCGAGCGCATCGAGGGTGCGCGCGAGGCGTACTTCGCCCACGACGCCCCCGAGGTGTCCGATGCCGAGTACGACGGCTGGATGCGTGAGCTCACCGCCCTCGAGGCCGAGTTTCCGTCGCTGGTCACGCCCGAGTCGCCGACGCAGACCGTCGGCGGGACGGCCGCCGCGGGGTTCGTGACCGTCCCGCACGTCGAGCGGATGCTGTCGCTGGACAACGTCTTCAGCACCGACGAGCTCGCCGAGTGGGCGGCCCGGGTGCACCGAGACCTCGGCCTGGCCGAGGACGTCGCGCCGAGCTACCTGTGCGAGGTCAAGATCGACGGGCTCGCCATCTCCCTGGTCTACGAGCAGGGCAGGCTCGTTCGCGGTGTGACCCGCGGGGACGGCCGTGAGGGCGAGGACGTCACGCGGAACGTCCTGCGCATCGCCGGCATCCCGCAGCGGCTCGAGGGCGACGGGCATCCCGATCTCGTGGAGGTTCGGGGAGAGGTCTTCATCCCCGTGGCCACGTTCGCCCGGCTCAACGAGCTGCAGGAGCAGTTCCGTGAGCGGGTCGTGCGGGAGGCGCGGGACCGTGCGGCCGACCACGCCGGAGGCAGGTCGTTCGACGAGGAACGCGCTCGCCTCGCCGCGTTGCGCCGGTTCCCCCAGTTCGCGAACCCCCGCAACGCCGCCGCCGGCGGGCTGCGGCAGCTCCTGGAACAGAAGGACGGCCTCAACCTGGAGGCCGGGCTCGCCCGCCTGGAGGGCCTGCGCATGTACGCCCACGGCGTCGGCGCGCTGCAGTGGACCACGGGGGAGCACACGGAGCTGGCCAGGCAGTCGGACGCCTACGCGCTCTTCGAGCGGTGGGGCATCCCGGTGTCCCCGCACAACCGGGTGGTCGACGGGCTCGCCGGGGCGCGCGAGATGATCGCGTACTTCGCCGAGCACCGGCACGACATCGAGCACGAGCTGGACGGCATCGTCGTCAAGGTGGACAGCCGTGAGCAGCAGGCCGCCCTCGGCGCCACCAGCCGCGCGCCGCGCTGGGCCATCGCCTACAAGTACCCGCCGGAGGAGGTCAACACCCGGCTGCTCGCGATCCAGATCGGCGTCGGGCGCACCGGCCGGGCCACCCCGTACGCGGTGATGGAGCCGGTCAAGGTCGCCGGCTCCACCGTCCGTCAGGCCACCCTGCACAACCAGGACGTGGTGCGGGCCAAGGGCGTCCGCATCGGTGACGTCGTGGTGCTGCGCAAGGCCGGGGACGTCATCCCCGAGATCCTCGGCCCTGTCGCCGCACTCGCCGACGACGGCTACCCGCGCGAGGACTTCGTCATGCCCGCCGGGTGCCCCGAGTGCGGCACGCCGCTGCGCCCCATGAAGGAGGGCGACGTCGACCTGCGCTGCCCCAACGCGGAGTCCTGCCCCGCGCAGGTGCGCGGACGGGTCGAGCACATCGGCTCCCGCGGCGGCCTCGACATCGAGGCGCTCGGCGAGGTGACCGCCGCCGCGCTCACGCAGCCCCTGGAGCCCGCCACGCCACCGCTGGTGACCGAGGCCGGGCTGTTCGGCCTCACGGTCGACCAGCTGCGGCCCATCCGCGTCATCGTCCGCGACAGGGACACGGGGCTGCCAAAACCGCGCGACGTCAACAAGCAGGGGGAGGAGACCGGGGAGTACGCCGAGGTCGAGCTCGAGGGCACGACCATCCGGGCCAAGGTCGCCCGGCCGTTCCAGAAGCGGGTCGGTACCACGTACCCGCCCGGGACGGAGCACCTGACGCAGGCCGAGCGGCGTGAGCGGGGCATCCGTAAGGACCACCCCGTCTACGAGGTCTCCTCCGCGGCGGAGAAACTGCTCGACGAGCTGGAGAAGGCCAAGACCAAGGACCTGTGGCGGCAGCTCGTCTCGCTCAACATCAGGCACGTCGGCCCGGTCGCCGCCCGCGCCCTCGCGGACTGGTTCGGCTCGCTGGACGCGATCCGCGCCGCGTCACGGGAGGATCTCGCCGCGGTCGACGGCGTCGGCCCGGTCATCGCCGACGAACTGCTCGCCTGGTTCGACGTCCCGTGGCACCTGGAGATCGTCGAGGCGTGGCAGGCGGCCGGAGTGCGGTTCGCGACGCCGGACCACCCGGGACCTCAGGTGATGGCGGAGAAGGCGGCCGAGGGCGCCGAGCCGGAAGGCCCGCTGGCCGGGCTGACCGTCGTCGTGACCGGGTCCCTGGTCGACTTCACGCGTGACGGCGCCAAGGAGGCGGTCATCGCCGCGGGCGGCAAGTCCGCCGGTTCCGTGTCGAAGAAGACCGACTACGTGGTCGTGGGCGAGAAGGCCGGGTCGAAGGCGGCGAAGGCCGAGGAGCTCGGGCTGCCCGTCCTCGACGAGGACGGCTTCAAGGCCCTCCTGGAGGGCGGTCCGGCTGCACTGCCCTCCGAGTAA